In a genomic window of Quercus lobata isolate SW786 chromosome 4, ValleyOak3.0 Primary Assembly, whole genome shotgun sequence:
- the LOC115983903 gene encoding uncharacterized protein LOC115983903 isoform X1, whose amino-acid sequence MASTSIQTVPTSFPSSSKPHPEYDVFLSFRGEDTRIIFTDHLYYALTDQGIITFKDDKELDKGMPISLELSDAIEKSRVAVIILSKMYASSSWCLEELAKIVECMEEGGLIILPIFYHVDPSHVRHQRGTFGEAFANHEVKNPDKVQKWRYALTTVADLAGHHLKDGTPEAEFIRNTIVPWIYSKLKYKSPKDIEGNLVGIASRVEEINSCLQLELTHDVLFIGISGISGMGKSTLAQVVFDKIHDQFDASSFLKILGEDSIEKPGLLTLQERLLSDICRKDIRLRNLSTGIQVISNNLRNKKVLIVVDDVSKESELENLVGKPDSNCLHPGSRVIVTTENKHMLAICGIGRVCMAKGLNNDEALRLFCLKAFHKPHCENNFLDLCNNFVYYAQGIPLVLEVWGSHLCKRTKKEWESAWNKLKAIPLGKTTKKLGIAVKGLEDSERELFLDIACFFIGEDENRVADILESVHHFQIDKSTLMDRSLITIVGGKLWTHNLLQEVGWEIIREESKKPEKRSRLGFPDVLDVLKSNTGTKHIKGIVLKEPPDEEEESNKLNAESFSKMTKLRLLKFCKVHLPCLSFLSNELLLLEWHDYPLQSLPKNFQPRKLVELIMHRSCIQKLPGEFRNLYKLKLIDLSDSQNLTQTPDFSGFPNIERLNFQGCTRLHELHPSVGGLKQLIQLNLKDCKCLENLPHELNLESLKILILSGCSKLNKFPEIGSNMTSLLVLYLDGTAIEELPSSIKHLTCLVLLNLQDCKNLLCFPSIICSLTSLKFLTLSGCKGQQPIEALPYTGPEPEPRNPVPEPINLLLPSSFSGLGSLVSLDLSDCNLSDGELPDDLSCLSSLKSLNLSKNNFTNLPDSISELSELKLILLDHCSQLKSLPYLPLSTQYVSARGCSSLENYSNQVVVWTSGDTGFTFINCLGLADDEEGKIAEISLLDIHFQPLWQRFMEEQIHQIEGFYSVVPQTELPDWFNHQSSKSSVDSVPIQLPPNLFENKSWKGIALCVIFEVKNPKDVSPGQDSEHFHEFICRLDVDGGLKDSRLVYNIPKEKFHGGSFGLWLFISHERFREYLDERSCISPLIKTNSQDIEIKMCGARVLCETDMAEFVEKLSQATLGSPDEICLREERFITYHMGNSHYVDEVESSQSKGQNESNPRLKTQFKSLLSKLYQVDLAQSHCYDYVFPQIARPPDWFSNQNFAPYIKMELPPDLHDNSRWLGFTVYASYTIGKQGDPFGYKQDSTNSTILLRFSSLSASDEVSFTPFTAFPLSRDVFEESSQRLLVFYIPRLLFGMNRCSHIGALFESDNPGVQIGMCGIRLVYEKNVGEFVQTLVQYMLGTPEVYHQSIYLNLIHQLGKLRECNHGEDFCCTFTPERRPHAMHMPKLLPSNAIQEKIQERYTPEFHPNAVGTSRNPDRSPIYLGIPFLNGQCGSKMSSSLESWFKSYLQDQYNNRGIFNHCFPQSEIPEWFSHQSTNRPSVRIELPPNSYDNPDWMGFAFCAVFSFHKHPTAVCNNLNSEFTHIFSCHSKTNLGCMSPLFFYGIHEDDVLISLHQRAFIWVSFLPRGILLPEWRQCTWVEFSFLSGSPDVSPLKCAVDLLYKQNLQEFTRTMVQCVISYVDYLSVIRGSCKKAVYKRLPFYPSDEFNGGDGLYEDLDRPCLPISQGETSGTSSQYSYENSHSWEQFYKTGALDFNPCTLYNFCFPPSKIHEWFSHKNRGHSVTIDLPSNLYHDNNWMGLILYASFSLHGDPHSILNYLVSGIPHFLYCQCRTIMANVGDETISCSTTIDEIMWLLNLGEFTWISYVPVELFKNLLQYCNHIEASFVSDWPGVIVQKCALHLLYQHDQVQFEQELRHCNDLILEQQEIVRRYTEDYEKKRNEQGGVDKKKNFSTSNYEVQLVPIFIDHSKTNETKTKLGKSDLLDFDQCRVYNSCFPLCEIPEWFSHRRDEPTVTIPLPPNVFNDNTWMGLVLCASVAVEANPTAILDIQNSETSYNLICHLETNIECVEPLHVHHITVEDLKLLQQGGFIWLSYIPRGTFQDSVNQCSRIEATVAIDFPGLVQKCGFHLLYNYDEEKFKETIRQCMVLFSNEHELVPRLIYQLETNETKTQLGKSDLPDFDQCCVYNSCFPLCEIPEWFSHWSDEPLVTIPLPPNVYNDSTWMGLVLCASVAVEANPTAILDIQNSETSYNLICHLETNIECVEPLHVYHITEKDLKLLQQGGFIWLSYIPRCSFKDLVNQCSRIEASVATDCPGLVQKCGFHLLYKHDEVEFQETIRQCMALFSNEHEVSPKKSSSSSEDPQSEPVDPTIHKDKGKRVLEY is encoded by the exons ATGGCTTCCACCAGCATTCAAACTGTGCCTACATCTTTTCCCTCTAGTTCTAAACCCCATCCAGAATACGATGTTTTCCTCAGTTTCAGAGGTGAAGACACCCGTATTATTTTTACCGATCATTTATATTATGCCTTGACAGATCAAGGGATTATCACCTTTAAGGATGATAAAGAACTTGATAAGGGAATGCCCATTTCGCTGGAACTCTCGGATGCAATCGAGAAATCAAGGGTGGCGGTCATCATTTTGTCTAAAATGTATGCATCTTCCTCGTGGTGCTTGGAAGAACTTGCAAAGATTGTTGAATGCATGGAGGAGGGAGGGTTGATAATTTTGCCCATTTTCTACCATGTGGATCCTAGTCATGTGCGGCATCAGAGGGGCACTTTTGGAGAGGCGTTTGCTAATCATGAAGTAAAGAACCCAGATAAGGTGCAGAAGTGGAGATATGCTTTAACAACTGTGGCCGATCTCGCAGGACATCATTTAAAAGACGG GACCCCTGAGGCTGAGTTTATCCGAAACACAATTGTTCCCTGGATATATTCGAAACTGAAGTATAAAAGTCCAAAAGATATTGAAGGCAATCTTGTTGGAATAGCATCTCGTGTTGAGGAAATTAATTCATGTCTACAACTGGAGTTGACTCATGATGTTCTGTTTATTGGGATAAGTGGGATAAGTGGAATGGGCAAGTCAACTCTTGCACAAGTTGTTTTTGACAAGATTCATGATCAATTTGATGCTAGCAgctttcttaaaattttgggagAGGATTCTATTGAAAAACCTGGTTTATTGACTTTACAAGAACGACTCCTTTCTGACATATGTAGAAAAGATATTAGGCTAAGGAATTTGTCCACGGGAATCCAAGTGATCAGCAATAACCTGCGTAATAAAAAGGTTcttattgttgttgatgatgtgaGCAAAGAAagcgagttagaaaatttagtAGGGAAGCCAGATTCGAATTGTTTACACCCAGGAAGTAGAGTCATTGTAACAACTGAAAACAAACATATGTTGGCAATATGTGGAATTGGAAGGGTATGTATGGCTAAAGGACTAAATAATGATGAAGCTCTACGACTTTTTTGTCTGAAAGCCTTCCACAAACCTCATTGTGAAAATAATTTCCTGGATTTGTGCAACAATTTTGTCTATTATGCTCAGGGCATTCCTTTGGTTCTTGAAGTTTGGGGTTCCCATTTGtgtaaaagaacaaaaaaggaaTGGGAAAGTGCTTGGAATAAGCTAAAAGCTATACCCCTTGGAAAAACTACTAAGAAACTTGGAATAGCTGTTAAAGGATTGGAGGATTCGGAGAGAGAACTATTTTTGGACATAGCATGTTTCTTCATTGGAGAGGATGAGAATCGTGTAGCTGATATACTAGAATCAGTTCACCACTTCCAAATTGATAAATCCACTCTCATGGACAGGTCTCTGATTACTATTGTAGGGGGGAAATTGTGGACGCATAATTTATTACAAGAAGTGGGTTGGGAAATTATTCGTGAGGAATCAAAGAAGCCTGAAAAACGTAGTAGGTTGGGATTTCCAGATGTCCTGGATGTATTAAAGAGCAATACT GgaacaaaacatataaaaggcATTGTGCTAAAAGAACCTccagatgaagaagaagaatcgaATAAATTGAATGCTGAATCATTTTCAAAGATGACTAAACTTAGATTGCTCAAATTTTGTAAGGTGCACCTTCCTTGTCTCAGTTTTCTTTCTAATGAGTTACTTTTGTTGGAATGGCATGATTATCCTTTGCAATCATTGCCAAAGAATTTTCAGCCGCGCAAACTCGTTGAACTCATTATGCATCGCAGTTGTATTCAGAAACTTCCAGGGGAATTTAGG AACTTGTACAAGTTAAAGCTCATTGATTTGAGTGACTCTCAAAACTTAACCCAAACTCCAGACTTCTCTGGATTCCCAAATATTGAGAGGCTGAATTTCCAAGGTTGTACAAGATTGCATGAGTTGCATCCATCTGTTGGAGGTCTTAAGCAACTTATTCAATTAAATCTAAAAGACTGTAAATGTCTTGAGAACCTTCCACATGAGCTCAACTTGGaatctcttaaaattttaattctatcTGGCTGTTCAAAACTCAATAAGTTTCCAGAGATTGGGAGCAACATGACAAGcttgttggtactttatttggATGGGACAGCCATTGAAGAACTACCATCATCAATCAAGCATCTTACTTGCCTGGTTTTATTGAATCTTCAAGACTGCAAAAACCTTTTGTGTTTTCCGAGCATCATTTGCAGTTTGACATCTCTTAAATTTCTCACTCTATCAGGATGTAAGGGTCAACAGCCAATTGAAGCTTTGCCATACACCGGTCCTGAACCAGAACCCAGAAATCCTGTTCCAGAGCCCATCAATCTGTTGTTGCCTAGCTCGTTCTCAGGATTAGGCTCTTTAGTATCTCTAGATCTGAGTGACTGTAATCTGTCGGATGGAGAACTCCCTGATGATCTTAGCTGCTTGTCCTCACTAAAGTCTCtgaatttgagcaaaaataattttacaaacttGCCTGATAGCATTTCTGAACTTTCTGAGCTCAAACTTATTCTGTTGGATCATTGTAGCCAGCTTAAATCGTTGCCGTATCTTCCATTAAGTACGCAATATGTTTCAGCACGAGGATGTTCTTCGCTcgaaaattattcaaatcaagTTGTTGTTTGGACTTCGGGTGACACAGGATTTACTTTTATTAATTGCCTTGGCTTGGCTGACGATGAAGAAGGGAAAATTGCTGAGATTTCTTTACTGGATATACACTTCCAACCATTATGGCAAAGATTCATggag GAGcaaattcatcaaattgaagGCTTTTACAGTGTTGTTCCTCAAACTGAACTTCCAGATTGGTTCAACCATCAAAGTTCTAAGTCATCTGTAGATTCTGTACCAATCCAACTACCTCCCAATCTGTTTGAAAACAAAAGTTGGAAAGGAATTGCTCTATGTGTCATTTTTGAAGTCAAGAATCCGAAGGACGTTTCTCCTGGTCAGGATTCAGAACACTTTCATGAATTTATTTGTCGTTTGGACGTGGATGGTGGCCTTAAAGATTCCCGCTTAGTCTATAATATCCCTAAGGAAAAATTCCATGGTGGTTCATTTGGGCTTTGGCTATTTATATCGCACGAGAGGTTCAGAGAATATTTAGATGAACGGAGTTGCATTAGTCCTTTGATCAAAACCAACAGTCAGGATATTGAGATTAAAATGTGTGGTGCACGTGTTCTATGTGAGACAGATATGGCagaatttgtagaaaaattaaGCCAAGCAACTTTGGGGAGCCCTGATGAAATCTGTCTACGGGAAGAAAGATTCATAACATATCATATGGGTAATTCCCATTACGTTGATGAGGTTGAATCCAGTCAGTCTAAAGGCCAAAATGAGTCAAACCCCAGGCTGAAAACACAGTTCAAGTCACTGCTTTCAAAATTGTATCAG GTAGATTTAGCACAAAGCCACTGTTATGATTATGTCTTTCCTCAGATTGCAAGACCACCAGACTGGTTCAGTAATCAAAATTTTGCGCCCTACATAAAAATGGAGTTGCCTCCAGATTTGCATGATAATTCAAGATGGTTGGGGTTCACTGTATATGCTTCGTACACTATTGGGAAGCAAGGAGATCCTTTCGGTTACAAACAGGATTCAACAAATTCAACAATTTTGCTTCGCTTTTCTAGTCTTTCAGCTAGTGATGAAGTTTCTTTTACACCTTTCACGGCCTTTCCCCTCTCTAGAGACGTTTTTGAAGAGTCATCACAACGACTTTTGGTATTTTACATACCACGCCTGCTTTTCGGAATGAATCGGTGCAGTCACATTGGAGCTTTATTTGAAAGCGATAATCCAGGTGTGCAAATTGGAATGTGTGGAATCCGTCTTGTATACGAGAAAAATGTTGGAGAGTTTGTGCAAACACTTGTCCAGTATATGTTAGGGACTCCAGAGGTCTATCATCAATCTATTTACCTAAATCTTATACATCAACTTGGAAAGCTGCGGGAATGCAACCATGGAGAAGATTTTTGTTGCACTTTCACACCGGAAAG GAGGCCTCACGCCATGCATATGCCAAAGCTTCTACCAAGTAATGCTATACAGGAGAAGATACAAGAGAGGTATACACCGGAATTTCACCCTAATGCAGTAGGCACTTCAAGAAACCCAGATCGCTCACCGATTTATTTAGGCATACCATTTTTGAATGGCCAATGTGGAAGTAAGATGTCAAGCAGCCTTGAATCCTGGTTTAAGTCATATTtgcag GACCAATATAACAACCGTGGCATTTTCAATCACTGTTTTCCTCAAAGTGAAATCCCAGAGTGGTTCAGCCATCAGAGTACAAATAGACCCTCAGTGAGAATTGAGCTACCTCCTAATTCGTATGACAATCCTGATTGGATGGGATTTGCATTTTGTGCTGTTTTCTCATTTCACAAGCATCCTACCGCGGTTTGTAATAACCTGAATTCCGAATTTACTCATATCTTCAGTTGTCATTCGAAGACCAACTTGGGTTGTATGAGTCCATTATTCTTCTATGGAATCCATGAAGATGACGTATTAATTTCATTACATCAACGTGCATTTATTTGGGTTTCATTCCTACCACGTGGGATCCTTTTACCTGAATGGAGGCAATGCACTTGGGTTGAATTCTCATTTCTAAGCGGTAGTCCAGATGTGTCGCCGCTGAAGTGTGCAGTGGATCTTTTATACAAGCAAAATTTGCAAGAGTTTACACGTACCATGGTACAATGCGTAATCTCGTATGTTGACTATTTATCTGTCATCCGTGGCTCCTGTAAGAAGGCAGTATATAAAAGATTGCCGTTTTATCCTAGTGATGAATTCAATGGCGGTGACGGCTTGTATGAGGACCTTGACCGTCCATGCTTGCCCATTTCTCAGGGGGAGACAAGTGGAACTTCTAGCCAGTATTCTTATGAGAACTCACACTCTTGGGAACAATTTTACAAAACTGGCGCGTTG GACTTTAATCCATGCActttgtataatttttgtttccctCCAAGTAAAATTCACGAGTGGTTCAGTCATAAGAATCGTGGACATTCAGTGACAATTGACCTACCGTCAAATTTGTACCATGATAATAATTGGATGGGACTCATTCTATATGCTTCTTTTTCACTCCACGGGGATCCACATAGCATCTTGAATTATCTGGTTTCCGGAATTCCTCACTTTCTATATTGTCAATGCCGAACGATTATGGCTAATGTGGGTGATGAGACAATTTCTTGCAGCACTACTATAGACGAAATCATGTGGTTACTTAATCTAGGTGAATTCACTTGGATATCCTACGTACCAGTtgagttatttaaaaatttgttgcaatactGCAACCACATTGAGGCTTCATTTGTAAGTGATTGGCCAGGCGTGATAGTTCAGAAATGTGCATTACATCTTTTGTACCAGCATGATCAGGTACAATTCGAGCAAGAACTAAGACACTGCAACGACTTGATTTTAGAGCAGCAGGAGATTGTTCGTAGATATACAGAGgattatgaaaagaaaagaaatgaacaaggtggtgttgataaaaaaaaaaacttttccacTAGCAACTATGAAGTTCAATTAGTTCCAATATTTATTGATCACTCAAAGACCAATGAAACTAAGACTAAACTCGGCAAAAGTGACTTGCTG GACTTTGATCAATGCCGTGTCTATAATTCTTGTTTTCCTTTATGTGAAATTCCGGAGTGGTTTAGCCACCGGCGTGATGAGCCTACAGTGACAATCCCTTTACCTCCGAATGTGTTCAATGACAATACTTGGATGGGACTTGTTCTATGTGCTTCTGTTGCAGTTGAAGCAAACCCAACTGCCATCCTTGACATTCAGAATTCAGAAACTTCTTACAACCTCATTTGTCATTTGGAAACCAATATTGAATGCGTGGAACCTCTCCATGTCCATCACATAACTGTAGAAGATCTCAAGTTGTTACAGCAAGGTGGATTTATTTGGCTGTCCTATATTCCACGTGGTACATTTCAAGACTCGGTGAATCAATGCAGCCGGATTGAGGCTACAGTTGCAATTGATTTTCCTGGGTTGGTGCAGAAGTGTGGATTTCATCTTCTTTACAATTATGATGAGGAAAAATTTAAGGAAACAATAAGACAATGCATGGTCTTGTTCTCTAATGAGCACGAGTTGGTTCCAAGACTTATTTATCAATTGGAAACTAATGAAACTAAGACTCAACTTGGCAAAAGTGACCTACCG GACTTTGATCAATGCTGTGTCTATAATTCTTGTTTTCCTCTATGTGAAATTCCAGAGTGGTTTAGCCACTGGAGTGATGAGCCCCTGGTGACAATCCCCTTACCTCCAAATGTGTACAATGACAGTACTTGGATGGGACTTGTTCTATGTGCTTCTGTTGCAGTTGAAGCAAACCCAACTGCCATCCTTGACATTCAGAATTCAGAAACTTCTTACAATCTTATTTGTCATTTGGAAACCAATATTGAATGTGTGGAACCTCTCCATGTCTATCACATAACTGAAAAAGATCTCAAGTTGTTACAGCAAGGTGGATTTATCTGGCTGTCCTATATTCCACGTTGTTCATTTAAAGACTTGGTGAATCAATGCAGCCGGATTGAGGCTTCAGTTGCGACAGATTGCCCTGGCTTGGTGCAAAAGTGTGGCTTCCATCTTCTTTACAAACATGATGAGGTAGAGTTTCAGGAAACAATAAGACAATGCATGGCCTTGTTCTCTAATGAACATGAGGTAAGTCCCAAAAAATCTAGTAGCTCCAGTGAAGACCCTCAATCTGAACCTGTTGATCCAACCATTCATAAAGACAAGGGTAAGAGAGTTCTAGAGTACTAA